Proteins co-encoded in one Acidobacteriota bacterium genomic window:
- a CDS encoding ABC transporter permease encodes MLSFILRRLLVIIPMALVVVTLTWGLIRVAPGNFYTAEKKLPPAVEATIRKKYGLDKPWYTQYGIMMSNIIRGDFGDSLKYQGQSVNEIIWRHLPYSATIGILGYLLALLLGLSAGTVAALRQNSSFDYGSMGLAMLGLSIPNFVLGPLFVLIFSFWFYLLPPARWNGISSLILPVCTLAGIYAAYIARLTRAGMLEVMRSDYIRTARAKGLSDWSVLLRHAIRGGLIPVVSFTGPALAALLAGTVVVEKVFAIPGLGNVFIQAVFNRDEPLILGVVAFLSIMIMVFNLIVDVTYGFLDPRIRYE; translated from the coding sequence ATGCTTAGTTTTATCCTACGCAGATTGCTGGTCATTATCCCCATGGCTCTCGTTGTTGTGACGTTGACGTGGGGATTGATCCGTGTCGCTCCGGGAAATTTCTACACGGCTGAGAAAAAGCTGCCGCCGGCGGTCGAGGCGACGATCCGTAAGAAATATGGGCTCGATAAACCCTGGTACACGCAGTACGGGATAATGATGTCAAACATCATTCGCGGCGATTTTGGCGATTCGCTGAAGTATCAGGGCCAGTCGGTCAACGAGATCATCTGGCGGCATCTGCCATATTCGGCGACTATCGGTATTCTTGGTTATCTGCTGGCGCTGCTCTTGGGGCTTTCGGCGGGAACAGTAGCGGCTTTGCGGCAAAATTCTTCGTTCGATTACGGTTCCATGGGGCTAGCGATGCTCGGCCTTTCGATACCTAATTTCGTGCTCGGGCCGCTGTTCGTTCTGATATTTTCTTTCTGGTTCTACCTGCTGCCGCCGGCTCGGTGGAACGGCATTTCCTCGCTCATCTTGCCGGTGTGTACGCTCGCGGGAATTTATGCAGCTTACATAGCGCGCCTGACCCGTGCCGGAATGCTCGAGGTAATGCGATCAGATTACATCCGAACGGCCCGGGCGAAGGGCCTGAGCGACTGGTCAGTGCTGCTGCGCCACGCTATCCGCGGCGGCTTGATCCCGGTAGTTTCTTTCACGGGCCCGGCACTCGCCGCTTTGCTCGCGGGAACGGTCGTGGTCGAAAAGGTGTTCGCGATCCCCGGCCTCGGCAACGTGTTTATTCAAGCGGTTTTCAACCGCGATGAGCCGCTAATACTTGGAGTGGTCGCTTTTTTGTCGATTATGATCATGGTTTTTAATCTGATAGTCGACGTGACATACGGATTTTTGGATCCGCGGATCCGCTACGAATAG
- a CDS encoding ABC transporter permease yields MPDEVQIIKGTSLWRDAWKRLLRNKLAVFGLVVLGVLLVGVTIGPSIIYWTTGYTYDLIPTDRALVRAMPPSFKHLMGTDDAGRDIFARVLQGGRISLIVGLISTTVSLIVGVSYGAVAGFLGGRADNIMMRIVDIFYSIPYILIVIVLLSVFGGAGTPAWIKFLSETFGGAGNQALSQIFLLFFALGLVSWLTMARVVRGQILSLKNQEFVMAARATGVSNFGIIFRHLIPNALGPVIVYATLTVPSVMLSEAFLSFLGLGVQPPFASWGSLAADGIKNVAIFPWQLIFPGLTMALTLFSLNFLGDGIRDALDPQTRKF; encoded by the coding sequence ATGCCGGACGAAGTCCAAATAATAAAAGGCACATCACTTTGGCGTGACGCCTGGAAACGGCTGCTGCGGAACAAACTCGCGGTCTTCGGCCTGGTCGTGCTTGGCGTGCTGCTGGTTGGCGTGACAATTGGACCGTCGATCATCTATTGGACGACCGGATATACGTACGATCTTATTCCGACGGACCGTGCCCTGGTCAGAGCAATGCCGCCGTCGTTCAAGCACCTGATGGGCACAGATGATGCCGGGCGCGATATTTTCGCACGTGTACTGCAGGGCGGACGCATTTCACTGATCGTCGGATTGATCTCGACGACGGTTTCGCTCATCGTCGGTGTTTCGTACGGAGCGGTCGCGGGATTTCTAGGCGGCCGGGCCGATAACATCATGATGCGGATCGTCGATATTTTCTACTCGATCCCGTACATTTTGATCGTCATCGTTTTGCTAAGCGTTTTTGGCGGAGCGGGAACCCCGGCATGGATAAAGTTCCTTTCGGAAACTTTTGGCGGGGCGGGAAATCAGGCTTTAAGCCAGATATTCCTTCTGTTCTTCGCCCTCGGGCTGGTTTCCTGGCTGACGATGGCTCGGGTGGTTCGCGGGCAGATACTGAGCCTTAAAAATCAGGAATTCGTCATGGCGGCACGAGCGACCGGCGTTTCAAATTTCGGCATTATCTTTCGTCATCTGATCCCGAACGCCCTCGGCCCGGTGATCGTTTACGCGACGCTGACGGTGCCGAGCGTGATGCTGAGCGAGGCATTTCTGTCGTTCCTTGGGCTCGGCGTTCAGCCGCCGTTCGCGTCGTGGGGCAGCCTTGCCGCAGACGGTATCAAGAATGTGGCGATATTCCCGTGGCAGCTGATCTTTCCGGGGTTGACGA
- a CDS encoding peptide ABC transporter substrate-binding protein, with protein sequence MRNAFALFAIGVLLSACTPPGGGRYFGKTVAPTDNVLRYVSGSEPETLDPHVSSGQPEARVYMALYEGLVEYGPKDLQPIPAIAQSWEISADVDEFVFHLRDNAKFSDGTPITANDFVYSFRRGFAPATISSSTELGFFIKYAEGFNTGQVFVRKGDSFLLARDFKGEEKLGSTIGPESAFHTFQHSPTRLMLDGDEKKRAKQLDADPKLKAAVDGAEFVPVKGEDIGVEAIDDHTLRITLRQSAPFFVGLLAHQFFRVVPRQAIDKWGKDWTKPKNIVSSGPFRLKEHRPYDALVLEKDPNYWDAANVHLDGIALYPIEENSTILNLYKAGSIDAFLNHSVVTSWIGEVKNYKDEYLNFPEGSTAYYSMNIRKAPFDNVKVRKAFAMAVDRVALSNFRIITKPLYDITPAGIFPAYDKAREKISEEVRKERGVPPEEWAKNNKFDADGARKMLTDAGFPVEKSGDGFVCPTFPTDTVSLMFNTNESNKSVAEFVQAQWKQNLGVTVPLKSQEFKTFLKDRHEVNYTGFAQSLWSGDYMDPYTFISLHYGYPNNGDSGFNDPKFNKMLDDANAELDATKRFEMLARAEFYLMEQQPSVPLTTNATNWMKKPYVKGMYPNPGTLLPWKFVYIERDPAKWDTDVENILSHSDPQVDKQLQDLMSTQKAAAK encoded by the coding sequence ATGCGTAACGCGTTCGCATTATTTGCGATAGGCGTGCTTTTGTCCGCGTGTACGCCGCCTGGCGGCGGCCGCTATTTTGGAAAAACTGTCGCGCCCACCGATAACGTTCTCCGCTACGTCAGCGGCTCGGAACCCGAGACGCTCGACCCGCACGTGTCGTCCGGCCAGCCCGAGGCCCGCGTTTACATGGCCCTTTACGAGGGCCTCGTAGAATACGGCCCAAAAGATCTGCAGCCGATACCCGCGATCGCTCAAAGTTGGGAGATTAGCGCGGACGTGGACGAATTTGTTTTTCACTTGCGCGACAATGCGAAATTCAGTGACGGTACGCCGATCACGGCTAATGATTTCGTTTATAGTTTTCGCCGCGGATTTGCCCCGGCGACGATTTCTTCATCGACGGAACTGGGTTTCTTTATAAAGTATGCTGAGGGGTTCAACACCGGTCAGGTCTTTGTTAGAAAGGGCGACTCATTCCTTTTAGCCAGGGATTTTAAGGGCGAGGAAAAACTCGGAAGCACCATCGGGCCCGAGAGCGCATTCCATACCTTTCAGCATTCGCCGACGCGGCTGATGCTTGATGGCGATGAGAAGAAACGTGCAAAGCAGCTCGATGCCGATCCAAAACTTAAGGCGGCGGTCGACGGGGCTGAATTCGTCCCGGTCAAAGGCGAGGATATTGGCGTCGAGGCCATCGATGATCACACGCTTCGCATAACGCTGCGCCAGAGTGCACCATTCTTTGTCGGTTTACTGGCTCATCAGTTTTTCCGCGTGGTGCCGAGACAGGCCATCGATAAATGGGGCAAAGACTGGACAAAACCGAAGAATATTGTGAGCAGCGGGCCTTTTCGTTTGAAAGAACATCGGCCGTACGATGCTCTGGTCCTGGAAAAGGACCCAAATTACTGGGACGCGGCCAATGTTCATCTGGATGGTATCGCTCTCTATCCGATCGAAGAAAATTCAACGATCCTCAACCTCTACAAAGCCGGTTCCATTGACGCGTTTCTTAATCACTCGGTTGTGACGTCGTGGATCGGCGAGGTTAAGAATTACAAAGACGAATACCTTAATTTTCCGGAGGGCTCCACCGCGTACTACAGCATGAACATCCGGAAGGCGCCCTTCGACAACGTAAAGGTGCGTAAGGCGTTTGCAATGGCGGTTGACCGCGTCGCTCTTTCAAATTTTCGGATAATCACAAAACCGCTTTACGACATAACGCCGGCGGGCATCTTTCCCGCATATGACAAGGCCCGTGAAAAGATAAGCGAGGAGGTCAGAAAAGAGCGCGGAGTGCCGCCCGAGGAATGGGCCAAAAATAATAAATTTGACGCCGACGGGGCTCGTAAAATGCTTACCGATGCGGGTTTTCCAGTAGAGAAAAGCGGTGACGGCTTTGTCTGCCCGACGTTTCCCACGGATACTGTTTCGCTGATGTTCAATACGAACGAGAGTAATAAATCGGTCGCCGAATTCGTCCAGGCGCAGTGGAAACAGAATCTGGGTGTCACCGTTCCGTTGAAAAGTCAGGAGTTCAAGACATTCTTGAAGGATCGTCATGAGGTAAACTACACTGGCTTTGCCCAAAGTCTCTGGTCGGGCGACTATATGGATCCGTACACGTTTATCTCGCTTCATTACGGCTATCCTAATAACGGCGATTCCGGTTTCAACGATCCTAAGTTCAACAAGATGCTCGACGACGCCAATGCCGAGCTTGATGCGACAAAGCGGTTTGAAATGCTCGCACGGGCGGAATTTTATCTAATGGAACAGCAGCCATCCGTCCCGCTAACCACGAACGCGACGAACTGGATGAAGAAACCGTACGTCAAAGGTATGTACCCAAATCCTGGAACGCTCTTGCCGTGGAAATTTGTTTACATTGAGCGAGATCCGGCCAAATGGGACACGGATGTCGAAAATATCCTTTCGCACAGCGATCCTCAGGTTGATAAACAGCTGCAGGATCTGATGAGTACGCAAAAGGCAGCGGCGAAGTAA
- a CDS encoding bifunctional 5,10-methylenetetrahydrofolate dehydrogenase/5,10-methenyltetrahydrofolate cyclohydrolase, which produces MTARILSGKVIADLIKSEVASEVSDLREIHGFSPCLVVVRVGEDAASSVYVGSKVRTAEELGIISEHLHFPAETTQEKIIAVVEELNARNDVDGILVQLPLPKHIEEREILERIDPAKDVDGFHPINAGRLTQGYPALAPCTPAGVIEILRRSDIEIAGKHAVIVGRSNIVGKPMAMLLLKENATVTICHSRTKDLPAITRQADILVAAIGRAGFIRAEHIGEGATVIDVGINNFSDAATANEMFPAEDLEKRLATIEKRGSTLVGDVNPRDAMEKAANFTPVPGGVGLLTVAMLMKNTVEAARVRRRLD; this is translated from the coding sequence ATGACAGCAAGAATTTTAAGCGGCAAGGTCATCGCGGATCTAATAAAATCCGAGGTTGCGAGTGAGGTTTCTGATCTTCGTGAGATACACGGATTTTCCCCGTGCCTCGTCGTCGTGCGTGTCGGTGAAGATGCGGCTTCCTCAGTTTATGTCGGCAGCAAGGTGCGAACGGCGGAGGAACTTGGCATCATTTCCGAGCATCTCCATTTTCCGGCTGAAACGACCCAGGAAAAGATCATTGCGGTCGTCGAAGAATTGAACGCCCGCAATGATGTTGACGGAATTCTCGTCCAGCTTCCGCTGCCGAAACACATCGAGGAACGCGAGATCCTCGAACGGATCGATCCTGCCAAAGATGTAGATGGCTTTCACCCGATCAACGCCGGACGTCTGACGCAGGGCTATCCGGCGCTCGCTCCGTGCACTCCGGCGGGCGTGATCGAAATTCTGAGGCGTTCTGACATTGAGATCGCCGGCAAACACGCCGTCATCGTCGGACGCAGCAACATCGTCGGCAAGCCGATGGCGATGCTGTTGCTCAAGGAAAACGCTACGGTCACCATTTGCCATTCGCGTACCAAAGATCTGCCCGCGATCACGCGGCAGGCTGACATTCTGGTCGCCGCGATCGGCCGCGCGGGTTTTATCCGCGCCGAACACATTGGCGAAGGTGCGACGGTGATCGATGTCGGTATAAACAATTTTTCCGACGCGGCGACAGCGAACGAGATGTTCCCCGCAGAAGATCTCGAAAAACGCCTCGCAACGATCGAAAAGCGTGGATCCACTCTTGTCGGTGACGTAAATCCAAGGGATGCGATGGAAAAGGCCGCGAACTTCACGCCCGTTCCCGGCGGGGTCGGGCTATTGACGGTCGCAATGCTGATGAAGAATACGGTCGAGGCAGCGAGGGTGAGAAGAAGATTAGATTAG
- a CDS encoding peptide ABC transporter substrate-binding protein, producing the protein MRKAARKFPKAIKFVRLGPTALVALLALLLTACSELQQPKVEPFFAQTVPPPKQELRWSNGKTPRSLDPAKASAAPETDIVRAAYEGLTDLDSKSLHEIPGVAEKWESSDDLKTWTFTLRKDARWSNNERVTATDFVASWKRLAALQDKLSTAYLFQNIVGMEAKTETDNGAPTDFLQAVPSENTVSGEMIRSAEIVPKTQMAIPQPTAKPAETPQAPVVKATPATPQFGVEALDDLTLKISLVLPDRDFPKLVANPIFRPVYQGTAGDEGPRIDPATVTNGAFKITKVAEDGISMERSETYWNRKAIALERVRFVAASSAENALNAYKKGEVDVITNASFEPLALKLLTPYEDFRRTAHSALNFYEFNETKAPYNDRRVREALAVAIDRAKLTDGDLEGMNQPAYSFFPLGETRKEPLALDTAKAKQLLEKAGFPNGEGFPRIRLVINRNDVQQRVARSVARMWKQNLNLDTVITVKESSEIDEIKKSGEYDLLRRGVVLPANDELVNIESVLGSAEKTQIEKTPAEIKAEAESLLEEKRLSDPGTSPEGGPFDLNDTEPPVEKPEGSPILSEADVVYELKVIPLYFPTSYSLVKPYIRGFEMNALDAHSLKEVSIDNNWQPRSGR; encoded by the coding sequence ATGAGGAAAGCGGCTCGAAAATTCCCGAAGGCAATTAAGTTTGTCCGTCTTGGACCGACCGCTCTTGTCGCGCTTTTGGCTCTGCTGTTAACCGCTTGTTCTGAGCTTCAGCAGCCAAAGGTCGAGCCATTTTTTGCCCAAACCGTCCCGCCGCCAAAGCAGGAACTCCGCTGGAGCAACGGCAAAACGCCAAGATCGCTCGACCCGGCGAAAGCCTCAGCCGCACCGGAAACCGACATTGTTCGAGCAGCCTATGAAGGGCTGACCGACCTTGACAGCAAGAGTTTGCACGAAATACCCGGCGTTGCCGAGAAATGGGAATCGAGCGACGATCTAAAAACCTGGACCTTCACGCTGCGAAAGGACGCCCGCTGGTCCAACAACGAGCGTGTAACGGCAACGGATTTTGTCGCTTCGTGGAAGCGTCTTGCCGCCCTTCAGGACAAGCTATCGACCGCCTATCTGTTCCAAAACATCGTTGGAATGGAAGCGAAAACGGAGACTGACAATGGTGCTCCTACTGACTTTCTGCAGGCCGTTCCGTCGGAAAATACCGTCAGCGGTGAAATGATCCGGAGTGCCGAGATCGTGCCAAAAACTCAAATGGCGATCCCGCAGCCGACCGCAAAACCCGCCGAGACGCCTCAGGCTCCGGTAGTAAAAGCAACACCTGCCACACCACAGTTTGGCGTTGAAGCCCTCGATGATCTTACGTTAAAGATATCGCTTGTCCTGCCGGACAGGGATTTTCCAAAGCTTGTTGCGAATCCCATTTTCCGGCCTGTTTATCAGGGTACCGCAGGTGATGAAGGCCCGCGTATCGATCCGGCGACGGTGACGAACGGAGCGTTCAAGATAACGAAGGTCGCTGAGGATGGTATTTCTATGGAACGCTCGGAAACCTACTGGAATCGTAAAGCCATTGCTCTCGAACGCGTGCGTTTTGTCGCCGCGAGTTCGGCCGAAAATGCGCTCAACGCTTACAAAAAAGGCGAAGTCGATGTGATCACGAACGCTTCATTCGAGCCCCTGGCCTTGAAATTGCTCACGCCTTACGAAGATTTCCGCCGCACGGCCCACAGTGCTCTCAATTTTTACGAATTCAACGAGACAAAAGCTCCTTACAATGACCGCCGCGTCCGCGAGGCTTTGGCAGTGGCGATCGACCGGGCAAAGCTGACCGATGGCGACCTCGAGGGAATGAATCAGCCAGCGTATTCATTCTTTCCGCTCGGCGAGACGCGTAAAGAGCCGCTTGCTCTCGACACAGCTAAGGCAAAGCAGCTGCTTGAAAAGGCCGGCTTCCCAAATGGCGAAGGTTTCCCGCGGATCCGCCTCGTCATCAATCGCAATGACGTCCAGCAGCGTGTCGCCCGTTCGGTCGCCCGCATGTGGAAGCAGAATCTAAACCTTGACACCGTGATCACCGTAAAAGAGTCGTCCGAGATCGATGAGATCAAAAAAAGCGGTGAGTACGACCTGCTGAGACGCGGCGTTGTTCTGCCGGCGAATGACGAACTTGTCAATATCGAATCCGTTCTTGGTTCAGCGGAAAAAACGCAGATCGAAAAAACTCCGGCTGAGATCAAGGCCGAGGCTGAGAGCCTCCTCGAAGAAAAGCGGTTGTCGGACCCCGGAACATCGCCCGAAGGCGGGCCGTTTGACCTGAATGATACTGAGCCGCCGGTCGAAAAGCCCGAAGGATCGCCGATCCTCAGTGAGGCTGATGTGGTTTACGAACTAAAGGTTATCCCACTTTATTTTCCGACATCTTACTCTCTCGTGAAGCCTTACATTCGGGGATTTGAGATGAACGCCCTTGACGCGCATTCACTAAAAGAGGTTAGTATAGACAACAACTGGCAGCCGCGATCTGGGCGGTAG
- a CDS encoding dephospho-CoA kinase produces the protein MLTVGLTGSIAVGKSFVCSVFRELGCHILDADQTARDVVAVGTEGLSEIVRQFGGDVLQADGSLDRKKMAGIVFSGEEKRLLLNSIIHPRVFDAQNDWIKNVAAMDPNGIAIIDAALTIESGGYKRFDKLIVVWCESAIQLERLMLRDNLSETDARKRIAAQMPQEEKKRFAQYLIDTSRGFEETREQVVEVFQELSSIK, from the coding sequence ATGCTCACAGTCGGCCTCACAGGCTCTATTGCGGTTGGCAAGTCGTTTGTTTGCAGCGTTTTTCGCGAACTTGGCTGCCATATTCTCGATGCCGATCAGACGGCGCGTGATGTGGTGGCGGTTGGGACCGAGGGGCTCAGCGAGATCGTCCGGCAGTTTGGCGGGGATGTTTTGCAAGCCGATGGATCACTCGATCGCAAAAAAATGGCGGGAATCGTTTTTTCCGGGGAGGAAAAGCGGCTTTTGCTGAATTCGATCATTCATCCACGCGTTTTTGATGCTCAAAACGATTGGATCAAAAATGTGGCTGCAATGGATCCGAACGGCATCGCGATCATCGACGCGGCCCTTACGATCGAGTCTGGCGGTTACAAGCGCTTCGACAAACTAATTGTCGTTTGGTGCGAAAGCGCGATACAATTGGAACGGCTGATGTTACGCGATAATTTGAGCGAAACAGACGCCCGGAAACGCATCGCCGCCCAGATGCCGCAGGAAGAGAAAAAACGGTTTGCCCAATACCTGATCGACACCTCCCGCGGCTTCGAAGAGACCCGCGAGCAGGTGGTCGAAGTATTCCAAGAGTTGAGCTCCATCAAGTAG
- a CDS encoding nucleoside triphosphate pyrophosphohydrolase family protein has product MNFEEYQKEASQTALYPRRMENLEYPTLGLTGEAGEVANIVKKIQRDHGGVITDETRLKLKDELGDVLWYISACADELGLTLAEIAEYNVGKLAERHGR; this is encoded by the coding sequence ATGAACTTTGAAGAATATCAAAAAGAAGCAAGCCAGACGGCTCTTTACCCTCGCCGGATGGAAAACCTCGAATACCCGACTCTCGGGCTGACGGGTGAGGCGGGCGAAGTAGCGAATATCGTCAAGAAGATCCAACGCGATCACGGCGGAGTTATTACCGACGAAACCCGGCTGAAACTAAAGGACGAACTCGGTGACGTTCTATGGTACATCTCAGCCTGCGCCGACGAACTAGGATTGACCTTGGCCGAGATCGCCGAATATAACGTTGGTAAACTGGCGGAGCGGCATGGAAGATAG